The Actinoplanes sp. N902-109 genomic interval TCGCCCGGGCCGAGCAACGTCGCCGCGCCGGACCCGAGTCGCGCGGTGATCCGGGCGATCAGCCCGAACTCTCCGGCCTCCGCGATGCTCACATGCTCTCCGATCCCGATCGCAGCTCCCGGCGGAAGGTCCCGGCAGCGGCTCTCAACAGAAGGTTGGGGCGGGACAGCGATGCGCCCCGCAAGGACCGCGCTCCGTACTGTAGTTTCACGTTCGAGTCGTCCTCGGCGGCGGATAGGAGTCGGATCGTGGTCCAGGCATACATCCTCATTCAGACGGAGGTCGGAAAGGCCCGTGACGTGGCCGCCGCGATCGACAAAATTCAGGGCGTCGTCCGGGTGGATGCGGTGACCGGCCCCTATGACGTGGTGGTGCTGGCCGAGGGGCACACCGTCGACGAACTCGGCCGGATGATTGTGAGCAAAATCCAGTACGTCGCGGGCATCACCCGCACCGTGACGTGCTCCGTGGTAAACCTCTGAGCCATGGTCGACGTGCAGACCCGCCCCGGGCAGCAGCCCCCCGCCGAGGACCGGACCACCCGCCGAGCCGCGCTGTGGGCGACGGTGATCGCCGTCCCGGTGGCGTTGCTCGTCGCGTTCGGCATCTTCTCGCAGATCAACCCGAAGTCCGCGGACAAGCCGGCGGACAAGCCGTTGGCCCAGCCGTCGGTGCTGCCCACGACGCCGGTGCAGATGCCCGCGCCCGAGCTGACCGCCCGCCAGGCCGAGGTGTGCCTGGCGGTGACCTCACAGCTGCCGGCGAAGGTGCGCGACCTGGCCGCCCGCAAGGTGAGCGCCGGGCCGGAGCAGAACGCCGCCTACGGCGAGCCGCCGCTGACCGTCGCGTGCGGGGTGCCGCAGCCGGCCACCTGCAAGACCACGACGGACACGTCGGGTTGCGTGCCGATGGACACCGAGCTGATGAACATGAACAGGGTCTGCTGGTATGCCGATCAGCAGGCCGACGCCACCGCGTTCACCACCATGGACCGCGAGGTGGCCGTCCGCGTCACCGTTCCCCAGCAGTACGACCAACCGGCGCAGTGGGCCAACGAGTTCTCCGACATCGTGGTGGAGACGGACAAGTCCCGCACCTCCGGCGTCCCGTACGGCTGCGTCTGAGCTCCGGGGCCGGTCTCAGTGCAGGCCGGTGCCGCGGCGCAGGGCCATCCGGATGAGCCGGTCGACCAGCTTGGGGTATTCCAGCCCGGTCGCCGCCCACATCGCCGGGAACATCGACGTCGGGGTGAAACCGGGCATCGTGTTGATCTCGTTGAGCACGATCTGGTCGTCGGCCGTGACGAAGAAGTCGACCCGGGCCAGCCCGGCGCAGTCCAGCGCGGTGAACGTGCGGCAGGCCAGCTCCTGCACCTGACGCAGCACCTCGGGCTTGAGGTCGGCCGGCAGCTGGTACGGCGTGCCGCCGTCGAGATACTTGGCCTCGAAGTCGTAGAAGTCGTCGCCGGACGCGCTCACCAGGATCTCGGCGGGCAGCGAGGCTTCCGGTGAGCCACCGGTCTCGCCCTCGAGCACGCCGCACTCGATCTCGCGCCCGACGATGGCCGCCTCGACCAGCACCTTGGGGTCGATCTGGCGGGCTTCGGCGACCGCGTCGTCCAGGTCGTCCCAGGAGGAGACCTTGCTGATGCCGTACGAGGACCCGGCCCGCGACGGCTTGACGAACACCGGCAGTCCCAGCCGCTCCTTGTCAGCCTCGGACAGCGAGCACCCGGCGCGCAGCACCGCATAGGGCCCGACGGGGATGCCCTCGGCCGCGGCGAGCTTCTTGGTGAACTCCTTGTCCATGCCGGCCGCGGACGCGAAGACGTTGGCGCCCACGTAGGGAACGCCCGCCATCTCGAGCATGCCCTGGATGGTGCCGTCCTCGCCGTACGCGCCGTGCAGCACCGGGAACACCACGTCCACCCCGGCCAGCGCGGCGACCCCACCGGCGGGCTCGACGACCATCAGCCCGGTGGCGGTCGGGTCGGCCGGGAGCACCACGGACCGGCCCGACTCGGCGGTGACCTCGGGCAGCTTGCCGCCCTCGATGGCCAGCCCGGCCGGGTCGTTGCCGGCCAGCACCCACGCACCGTCACGGGTGATGCCGACCGGCACCACTTCGTACTCGTCCGGGTCGAGCGCGTCGAGGATGCTGCCGGCGCTGACCGCCGAGATCGCATGCTCGGTGCTGCGTCCGCCGAACACGATTGCGATACGGGTTTTGCGAGGGGTCGTCATGGATAGGGCCTCTCGTTGCCTGACATTCGGGGCTGACCCTACTCTGCGTAGGCCAGTCCGCGGCGATGGCAGGCGGCCCCGTTCGCCGTGCCACTGTTCCGATACTGCGCGTGACGGATCAGCCGAGCCCGGACCGCCGGATGGCGACGTCGCGCAGTTCGCGGTGGTTGAGCACGGCGACCGCGGCGGTCACGGTCAGGGAGACCAGCAGGGCTGCGGCGTACGGCAGGAAGCGGGTCTCCACCTGCCCGTCGGCATCCGTACTGAGCAGCGCCTCGGTCACCGCCGCCGGGAGCAGGGCGGGGACGAGCAGGACCAGGCCGCCCCGGGCTCCGTACCGGTAGAAGCCGGCGCTGGCCGCCGCCCCCGTCACGGCCGCGGCCAGGCACGCGGGCAGGGTGTGGCCGAAGTCGCGCAGGGCGATGGCGGCGCTGAACCCGGATCCGCCGTGCAGGGCGTACTCGATGCCGTGTCCCAGCGGGACCACGATCGAGAAGGCCACCGCGGCCAGGGCGAGCAGCGTGGCCGCACCCGCCAGGAAGTCACGCCGGGTGATGCCGCCGGCCACGTAGTTGCGCAGGTTGCTGGTGACCAGCACGACCGCGATCACCGCGAGCCACCACCGGAAGGCGTTGGCGACATACATCCAGATGCCCGGCGCGGGATCGGCCACCCGGGTGGCCACCAGGTCGGCGATCGTCACGCCGACGACGAGGATGCCCAGGAACCAGGCCAGCACGCGCCGGTAGCTGCGCCACAGGCTGACCAGGACGAGACGGCGAGGGCTCATCGGACTTCCTCCGGGGTGCGCGACGGCTCGGTGAGGTGGACGAAGAGATCCTGGATACCGATCTGGGACAGGGTGAGCCCGTTCTGCCGGGCCTGCTGCCGGTCGGCGGCTTCGAGGGCGCCGTGCAGGGTGACCTGCCGGGTGCCGCCCAGGTTCCGCTCGGCGAGCACCGTGCGCCCGGTCACGAAGGCGTCGACCGCGGCGGCCGGGCCGGTCACCGCGACGCCCCGGGACCGGAACGTGTCGATGTCCTCGTGCATCAGCAGCCGCCCCCGGTCGATGACGATCACCTCTTCGAGCAGGTCGGCGACCTCCTGGATCAGGTGGGTGGACAGGATGATCGTGCGCGGGCAGGTGAGGTAGTCGGCGAGCAGCTCGCGGTGGAAGGCGTCCCGGGCGGCCGCGTCCATGCCCAGGTGGACCTCGTCCAGGAGGGTGATCGGCGCGCGCGACGCCAGCCCGATGACCACGCCGAGGCTGGAGCGCTGACCCCGGGACAGGCCGCCGGCCTTCTTGCCCGGGTCGATGCCGAAGGTGTCCGTCAGCTTCGCCGCCAGCCCGGGATCCCAGGTGGGCCGGAGCAGCGCGTGCCGGTCGAGGATGCAGCGGACGCGCTCTTCCTCGCCGGCGTCGAGGGCGTCCCGGACGAAGACGATGTCCCGCATCAGGGCGGGGTTCTCGAACGGGTCCGAGCCGTCGACGGTCACGCTGCCCGAGGACGCCTTCCGGTACGCCGCCAGCACGCTCAGCAGGCTTGTCTTGCCGGAGCCGTTGCGGCCGAGGAGACCGTGGATCTTGCCGGGCCGGAGGTCCATGGTGATGGCGTCGACGGCGGTCGTGGTGCCGTACCGGACGGTGAGGTTGCGCAGCGAGATCACGGGTCGCCCCTCTCGATGTACTTGATGATGTCCCGGCCGGAGATGCCGATCATCCGGGCCTCGGCGAGCATCGGGCCCACCACATCGGCGTAGAACCGCTCCTGCCGTTGCCGGCGGAGCTTCTCGTAGGCGTCCTTGGTGACGAACATGCCGACGCCGCGTTTCTTGTAGAGAAGCCCCTCGTCCACCAGCCGCGCGTAGGCCTTGGCCACGGTGGCGGGGTTCATCTGGAAGGTCGCCGCGAACTGGTTGGTGGACATGACCTGCTCGTCCGCCGCCAGCGTGCGCCGCAGGATGTCGACCTTGATGCTGTCGGCGATCTGCAGGTAGATGGGGCTGCGGTCATCCAGCACGGGTGCTCAGCCGGTGCGGCGGTTAGGTGGTTCGTTACTCATGTAAGGAACCATAGAGCCGCTGCTGCCATGATCACAAGGATTGCGAAATCAGGCGGCGGCGAACGTCTGCGGGAGTACGCCCTCGTCCCACAGCCGGTCCAGGTGCGCGAGGAAGCCGACCAAGCTGCGTTCCAGCTCGCGGCGCTGGGTGGCGTCGAGCGTGGCCAGGGGGTCGGAGAACACCAGGCCCTGCGGATGCTTGGCCCGGGTGCCGACGAACTTGTGGCACGCCGAGCACCAGACGTAGCTCACCAGCGTCGGCCGCTTGGCGTTCTCCGGCGCGTTCACATAGGCCCGGACGCTGCGGCTGCCGCACGCGGGACACTCGCGCTCACCGGGGGCGAGGAAGAAGCTCTCGCCCTCGGCCAGCGCGGTGACCTCGGCGCCGGTGAAGCTGCTCCACTCCGTCATGGTCAAGCCGCGTCCAGCGCCGCGGTCAGGTCGGCCAGCAGGTCGGCGGTGTCCTCGACGCCACAGGAGAGCCGGACGAACCCGGGAGCCGTGTCGTCGCCCCACTGCGCGCGCCGGTCGGCCGTGGTGTGCAGGCCCCCGAAGGACGTGGCCGCGAAGACCAGCTCGGACGCCGCCAGGAAGCGGGCCACCCGCTCCGCGCTGCCCAGGTCGAACGACACGATGCCGGGGATGCGGCGCATCTGGGCGGTGGCGATCGGGTACGACGGGTCCGCCGCCCGGCCCGGCCACCGCAGCCCGGTCACATCGGACCGGCCGGCCAGCAGCTCGGCGACCGCGGCCGCGTTGGCGGTCTGCCGGGCCAGCCGCAGGTCCAGGGTGGCCAGCGAGCGGTGGGCCAGCCAGCAGTCGAACGCGCCGGGCACCCCACCGGTCTGCGCCCGCCACGTGGTGACCTTGGTGAGCAGCTCCTCGTCGTGCCCGGCGACATAGCCCAGCAGCACGTCCGAGTGGCCGGTCAGCGCCTTGGTGCCGGAGGCGACCACCAGATCGGCGCCGAGCGACAGCGGGCGCTGACCCAGCGGCGTGGCGGTGGTGTTGTCCACGGCCACCAGCGCACCGACGGCATGCGCCGCGGCGGCGACCGCGCTCAGGTCGCACACGTCCAGGCCGGGGTTGGCCGGGGTCTCCAGCAGCACCAGCCGCACACCCTCGAACGACGGGTACGGCCCGGCGGTCGGCACCAGCACCGTGCTGACCCCGAGGTCGCGCAGGGTGCCCTCGGCGAACGCGCGGACCGTGAAGTAGCCGTCGGACGGCAGGGCCACGGTGTCACCGCTGCGCAGCACCGACAGCAGCAACGCGGTGATGGCGGCCTGGCCGGTGGCGAACGCCCGGACCGTGCCGCCCTCCAGCTCGCCGATGGCCGCTTCGAGGGCGCGCCGGGTGGGGTTGTCCGGGCGGCCGTAGCCGTTCCCGGTCGGCCCCTCGACCGGGTCGAGGTGGTAGGGCGCCGCGAAGACCGGGCCGGGCAGGAACGGCTCGCCCGGCACCGGCTCGGGCAGGCCCGCGTGCACCACCAGCGTGCCGTCGCCCTTGTCGCTCATGCTCACTCCTGCTTCATCTCGCGGCTCATCAGCAGCTTGACCGCCACCCGGGGATCCACGCCCTCGTGGCACACCCGCTCCACCTGCTCGGTGATCGGCATCTCGACGCCGTGCGCGCGGGCCAGGTCGCGGATCGCCAGACAGCTCTTGACGCCCTCGGCGGTCTGCTTGGTGGCCCGCTGAGCCTCCTCGAGCGACTCGCCGCGGCCCAGGTGCTCACCGAAGCGGTGGTTGCGCGACAACGGGGACGAGCAGGTCGCCACCAGGTCGCCGAGACCCGCGAGACCGGCGAACGTCATCGGGTCGGCCCCCAGCGCCGCACCCAGCCGGGCCGTCTCGGCCAGACCCCGGGTGATCAGCGAGGCCTTGGTGTTGTCGCCCATGCCCATCGCCGACGCCATGCCGTAGGCGAGCGCGATGACGTTCTTGACCGCGCCACCGATCTCGCAGCCGATCACATCCTCGCTGGTGTACGGGCGCAGGTAGGGCAGCGCCACGGCCTGCTGGACCAGCTGGGTGCGGCCCGGGTCGAGGCCGGCCACCACGGTTGCCGCGGGCTGCTCGGCGGCGATCTCCGGGGCCAGGTTGGGGCCGGAGACGACCACCACCCGGGCCGGGTCGACGTGCGCGGTCTCGACGATGACCTGGCTCATCCGCTTGGTGGTGCCCAGCTCGATGCCCTTCATCAGGGAGATGAGCGTCGCGTCGGCGGGCAGGTGCGGAGCCCAGTCGGCCAGGTTGCCGCGCAACGTCTGCGACGGCACGGCCAGGAACACCAGGTCGGCCCCGGCGACCGCAGCGGCGAGGTCGCTGGTGGCGGTGACCCGCTCGGGCAGCTGCACCCCGGGCAACGAGGACTCGTTGACGTGCTGCTCGCGGATCGCGGTGGCGACCGGTTCGCGCCGGGCCCACATCGTCACGTCGGCACCACCGTCGGCCAGCACCTTGGCGAAGGCCGTGCCCCAGGCACCGGCGCCCAGCATCGCGGCCCGCATCAGGCGGCGCTGCCGGTCGAGGAGCCGCCGCCGTTGCGGGCGGGCGCGGCGTACAACTCGGCCGGTGGTTGCTCATCGCGCAGCTCGGCCAGCAGGTCGCGGCCGGCCAGCTGGATGGCCTCGGTCATCTGGGCCAGCACCGCGCGGGTCGGCGCCTCGCCCTGCCAGCGGCTCAGGTCGACCGGCTTGCCGGCGACGACGCTGACCGGCCGGCGCGGCTTCAGCGAGACCTTGCCGCTCTGCACGTCGTGGATGTGCTGGGTGCCCCAGGTGGCCATCGGCACCACGGGGGCACCGGTGACCAGCGCGAGCCGGGCCGCGCCGGTCTTGCCCCGCATCGGCCACCGGTCGGGGTCCTTGGTGGTGGTGCCCTCCGGGTAGATGACCACGACGCCGCCCTGCTGGATCGCCGACACCAGGGTGTCCAGCGACCGGGCCGCCTCGACGCTGCCCCGCTCGACCGGGATCTGCAGCGTCTTGTCGAGCAGGAAGTTGACCACCGGGATCTTCCAGATGCTGGCCTTGGCCAGGAACCGCGGCCAGCGGCCGGAGCCGTAGACGTAGTGCGCCACGATCAGCGGGTCGAACTGCGACATGTGATTGGGGGCGATGATGAAGCCACCCCCGGCCGGCAGATTTGCCATGCCGCTCCAGGTGCGCTTCGTCCAGACGGTCAGCACCGGCACGACCAGCGCCACCGCCAGCCGCCGCCAGAACCCGAGCTTGCGCTGCGCCACGGTCACTCCTTCATCCCCCACACCTGCGACGAAATCATGCCTGCTCCCGGCGGCCGGAGCCAGGGTGGGTCCCGGTGGCAGGATGGGCGGCGTGTCAGCAACGGAGTGGACGGCGGTCGTACCGGTCAAGAAGCTGAGCGCGGCCAAGAGCCGGCTGCGCGGTGCGGTGGCCGACGCCCGCCATGAGGAGCTGGCGCTCGCAATGATGTCCGACACAGTGACTTCGATCGGTGCGTGCGACCAGGTCAGTGACGTGATCGTGGTCACCGACGACCACCGGGCCGCGGCCGTGGTGCGCGCGCTGGGGGCGTACGTGGTGGCCGACCCGGGCGGCGGCCTCAACGCGGCAATGCGTTTCGGCGCCGACCAGGTGGCCGGACCGGGCCGCCGGCGGGTCGTGCTCACCGGCGACCTGCCCGCGCTGCGCCCGGCCGAGCTCGGTGCGGCCCTGCTCGCCGCGGGCCCGGGCCGGGCTTTCGTCGCGGATGCCGCCGGCTCCGGCACGGTCCTGCTCTCCTGCGGTACGGGCACGGCGCTGGACCCGCACTTCGGCCCCGGATCGGCCGCCGCCCACGCCGCCTCGGGGGCCCGCCCGCTCACCGGTGACTGGCCGGGCCTGCGGCAGGACGTGGACACACCGGCCGACCTGAGCACCGTGCTGGCGCTGGGCGCCGGCAAGCACACCTGCGCACTCCTTCGTGATCTCGGACTCACAGCGGAGTGTGTGCCCGCCGGTCGGCCCCGGTAGCGTCGGGGGCATGCAGGGCACGATCGCGACGTTCGACCCCCAGACCCACACCGGCACGCTGTTGCTGGACGACGGCAGCGAGCTCGCGTTCCCGGCCGAGGCGTTCCGCGCCTCGGGCCTGCGGCTGCTCCGGCTCGGCCAGCGCGTCGCCATCGCTACCAGTGACGACGGGCATGTGACCAAGGTCCAACTTCCCGGAATTACCTGAGCTCAGTTCATTTCCCGTTCATCTCCGACGGGCAATGATGGACCGTATGACCACCCCGCCCCGGACACCCGAGACAACCGTGCCTCCGGTGGCTTCTCGCCGCCGTGGCATCAACGGACGATTCCTCCCGCGTGAGGACACTTCCGGCGCGGGGCTGACTCCCCAACCCGTCAACGAGGAGGCCGAGCACGTGGAGGTGGCCGAGGAGCCGCAGCTGCCCGAACTGCCCGAGGACCGGTTCCTCAACCGGGAGCTGTCCTGGCTCGACTTCAACGCCCGGGTGCTGGCGCTGGCCGAGGACCCCGGCACCCCGCTGCTGGAACGCGCGAAGTTCCTGGCCATCTTCGCCAGCAACCTCGACGAGTTCTACATGGTCCGGGTGGCGGGGCTGAAGCGGCGGCTCAAGGCCGGGCTGCCGATGCGCG includes:
- a CDS encoding Lrp/AsnC ligand binding domain-containing protein; the encoded protein is MVQAYILIQTEVGKARDVAAAIDKIQGVVRVDAVTGPYDVVVLAEGHTVDELGRMIVSKIQYVAGITRTVTCSVVNL
- a CDS encoding DUF3515 family protein, coding for MVDVQTRPGQQPPAEDRTTRRAALWATVIAVPVALLVAFGIFSQINPKSADKPADKPLAQPSVLPTTPVQMPAPELTARQAEVCLAVTSQLPAKVRDLAARKVSAGPEQNAAYGEPPLTVACGVPQPATCKTTTDTSGCVPMDTELMNMNRVCWYADQQADATAFTTMDREVAVRVTVPQQYDQPAQWANEFSDIVVETDKSRTSGVPYGCV
- a CDS encoding D-alanine--D-alanine ligase family protein, which translates into the protein MTTPRKTRIAIVFGGRSTEHAISAVSAGSILDALDPDEYEVVPVGITRDGAWVLAGNDPAGLAIEGGKLPEVTAESGRSVVLPADPTATGLMVVEPAGGVAALAGVDVVFPVLHGAYGEDGTIQGMLEMAGVPYVGANVFASAAGMDKEFTKKLAAAEGIPVGPYAVLRAGCSLSEADKERLGLPVFVKPSRAGSSYGISKVSSWDDLDDAVAEARQIDPKVLVEAAIVGREIECGVLEGETGGSPEASLPAEILVSASGDDFYDFEAKYLDGGTPYQLPADLKPEVLRQVQELACRTFTALDCAGLARVDFFVTADDQIVLNEINTMPGFTPTSMFPAMWAATGLEYPKLVDRLIRMALRRGTGLH
- a CDS encoding twin-arginine translocation signal domain-containing protein, producing the protein MSPRRLVLVSLWRSYRRVLAWFLGILVVGVTIADLVATRVADPAPGIWMYVANAFRWWLAVIAVVLVTSNLRNYVAGGITRRDFLAGAATLLALAAVAFSIVVPLGHGIEYALHGGSGFSAAIALRDFGHTLPACLAAAVTGAAASAGFYRYGARGGLVLLVPALLPAAVTEALLSTDADGQVETRFLPYAAALLVSLTVTAAVAVLNHRELRDVAIRRSGLG
- a CDS encoding ABC transporter ATP-binding protein, coding for MISLRNLTVRYGTTTAVDAITMDLRPGKIHGLLGRNGSGKTSLLSVLAAYRKASSGSVTVDGSDPFENPALMRDIVFVRDALDAGEEERVRCILDRHALLRPTWDPGLAAKLTDTFGIDPGKKAGGLSRGQRSSLGVVIGLASRAPITLLDEVHLGMDAAARDAFHRELLADYLTCPRTIILSTHLIQEVADLLEEVIVIDRGRLLMHEDIDTFRSRGVAVTGPAAAVDAFVTGRTVLAERNLGGTRQVTLHGALEAADRQQARQNGLTLSQIGIQDLFVHLTEPSRTPEEVR
- a CDS encoding GntR family transcriptional regulator; its protein translation is MLDDRSPIYLQIADSIKVDILRRTLAADEQVMSTNQFAATFQMNPATVAKAYARLVDEGLLYKKRGVGMFVTKDAYEKLRRQRQERFYADVVGPMLAEARMIGISGRDIIKYIERGDP
- a CDS encoding cystathionine gamma-lyase; the protein is MSDKGDGTLVVHAGLPEPVPGEPFLPGPVFAAPYHLDPVEGPTGNGYGRPDNPTRRALEAAIGELEGGTVRAFATGQAAITALLLSVLRSGDTVALPSDGYFTVRAFAEGTLRDLGVSTVLVPTAGPYPSFEGVRLVLLETPANPGLDVCDLSAVAAAAHAVGALVAVDNTTATPLGQRPLSLGADLVVASGTKALTGHSDVLLGYVAGHDEELLTKVTTWRAQTGGVPGAFDCWLAHRSLATLDLRLARQTANAAAVAELLAGRSDVTGLRWPGRAADPSYPIATAQMRRIPGIVSFDLGSAERVARFLAASELVFAATSFGGLHTTADRRAQWGDDTAPGFVRLSCGVEDTADLLADLTAALDAA
- a CDS encoding NAD(P)H-dependent glycerol-3-phosphate dehydrogenase; the encoded protein is MRAAMLGAGAWGTAFAKVLADGGADVTMWARREPVATAIREQHVNESSLPGVQLPERVTATSDLAAAVAGADLVFLAVPSQTLRGNLADWAPHLPADATLISLMKGIELGTTKRMSQVIVETAHVDPARVVVVSGPNLAPEIAAEQPAATVVAGLDPGRTQLVQQAVALPYLRPYTSEDVIGCEIGGAVKNVIALAYGMASAMGMGDNTKASLITRGLAETARLGAALGADPMTFAGLAGLGDLVATCSSPLSRNHRFGEHLGRGESLEEAQRATKQTAEGVKSCLAIRDLARAHGVEMPITEQVERVCHEGVDPRVAVKLLMSREMKQE
- a CDS encoding 1-acyl-sn-glycerol-3-phosphate acyltransferase; translated protein: MAQRKLGFWRRLAVALVVPVLTVWTKRTWSGMANLPAGGGFIIAPNHMSQFDPLIVAHYVYGSGRWPRFLAKASIWKIPVVNFLLDKTLQIPVERGSVEAARSLDTLVSAIQQGGVVVIYPEGTTTKDPDRWPMRGKTGAARLALVTGAPVVPMATWGTQHIHDVQSGKVSLKPRRPVSVVAGKPVDLSRWQGEAPTRAVLAQMTEAIQLAGRDLLAELRDEQPPAELYAAPARNGGGSSTGSAA
- the cofC gene encoding 2-phospho-L-lactate guanylyltransferase produces the protein MGGVSATEWTAVVPVKKLSAAKSRLRGAVADARHEELALAMMSDTVTSIGACDQVSDVIVVTDDHRAAAVVRALGAYVVADPGGGLNAAMRFGADQVAGPGRRRVVLTGDLPALRPAELGAALLAAGPGRAFVADAAGSGTVLLSCGTGTALDPHFGPGSAAAHAASGARPLTGDWPGLRQDVDTPADLSTVLALGAGKHTCALLRDLGLTAECVPAGRPR
- a CDS encoding 2-phospho-L-lactate guanylyltransferase CofC, whose translation is MQGTIATFDPQTHTGTLLLDDGSELAFPAEAFRASGLRLLRLGQRVAIATSDDGHVTKVQLPGIT